In Ipomoea triloba cultivar NCNSP0323 chromosome 7, ASM357664v1, a single genomic region encodes these proteins:
- the LOC116026221 gene encoding protein FLX-like 3, which yields MSSRNRLPRQSDNHRGYRDGPQARLVMQRGPGPLLPHPAALEEELEIQHRDMQRILADNRHVLDENVMLERELTAVKDEILRLGQFIPKLRADNEAQAREYIDRGLKLEAELHSAEPLRAELGGLRADAQKLNGFRQELSAQVQSLTKDLNQLQTENKQVAAMKADIDGMRKELVEARRVYELEKKENKELMEQNQAMEKDLVSMAREMERLRAEQMAAERRARGLGVGPYGMLNGSPEMGYPSGLYGDPYNAGAWGGPYDRRGPPRR from the exons ATGTCTAGTAGAAACCGTTTGCCACGCCAATCCGATAACCATAGAGGATACCGCGATGGTCCACAAGCACGGCTTGTTATGCAGCGAGGACCTGGTCCCCTCCTGCCTCATCCTGCAGCCCTTGAAGAGGAACTTGAAATTCAGCATAGAGATATGCAAAGAATTCTTGCTGACAATAGACATGTACTTGATGAGAATGTGATGCTTGAAAGGGAATTGACTGCCGTAAAAGATGAGATTCTAAGATTAGGCCAATTCATTCCTAAGCTGCGTGCTGACAATGAGGCGCAGGCAAGGGAGTATATTGACCGAGGATTGAAGCTGGAGGCTGAGCTTCACTCTGCAGAACCTCTGCGTGCAGAACTCGGGGGTTTAAGAGCTGATGCCCAAAAGTTAAATGGTTTCCGACAGGAATTATCTGCCCAAGTTCAAAGTTTAACGAAGGATCTTAATCAACTGCAAACTGAGAATAAACAAGTTGCTGCCATGAAGGCTGATATTGATGGGATGCGCAAAGAGCTTGTGGAAGCAAG gAGAGTATATGAACTtgagaagaaagaaaacaagGAGCTCATGGAACAGAACCAAGCAATGGAGAAAGATCTCGTCTCTATGGCCCGTGAAATGGAAAGGTTACGAGCAGAGCAGATGGCTGCAGAGAGGAGAGCAAGGGGACTTG GCGTTGGACCATATGGAATGCTGAATGGAAGCCCAGAAATGGGGTATCCGAGTGGTTTGTACGGTGATCCATATAACGCTGGAGCTTGGGGTGGACCCTATGATAGACGCGGCCCTCCAAGGCGCTGA
- the LOC116026138 gene encoding uncharacterized protein LOC116026138: MNHFPVQQSAFVACEEKRSSISDKRNAVVCPKPRRLGLNAVVNDPIRSLRWHISHQQDVCDSRSGSDLLNIILTKGGYGAEQASAAQAASSPPFFCGSPPSRVSNPLVQDTRFGDEKVAPVSPRAIPIPSGVVASSPSSTRKSEGCARVNFGNKPAVRIEGFDCLDRDRRNCSIPALA, encoded by the exons atgaatcacTTTCCGGTTCAACAAAGCGCTTTCGTTGCCTGTGAGGAGAAGAGGAGCTCGATTTCCGATAAGAGGAACGCCGTGGTCTGCCCTAAGCCCCGCCGTCTCGGCCTCAACGCCGTCGTCAACGACCCTATCAGATCTCTCCGGTGGCATATTAG CCATCAGCAGGATGTTTGTGATTCCAGATCTGGATCTGATCTACTGAACATCATCCTCACAAAG GGTGGGTATGGTGCAGAGCAAGCATCGGCAGCGCAGGCAGCCTCGTCGCCCCCATTTTTTTGCGGGTCTCCGCCGAGCAGAGTTTCTAACCCATTAGTTCAAGACACACGGTTCGGGGACGAGAAAGTCGCCCCGGTGTCGCCGCGGGCAATCCCGATTCCCTCCGGCGTCGTTGCATCATCTCCGTCGTCCACCCGGAAGAGCGAGGGGTGCGCAAGAGTGAATTTTGGCAACAAGCCGGCAGTGAGAATCGAGGGTTTTGATTGCCTGGACAGGGATCGCAGGAACTGCAGCATCCCCGCACTGGCCTGA